A single genomic interval of Myxocyprinus asiaticus isolate MX2 ecotype Aquarium Trade chromosome 19, UBuf_Myxa_2, whole genome shotgun sequence harbors:
- the LOC127410366 gene encoding G-protein coupled receptor 176-like isoform X1, with protein MMMEAENGESWFSLSQNGTTNLNASNLGFLNASSRMGLWGDAQNKEVTRLDEILHAHERAYRYFTTTIQVFILIGSLLGNAAVLWCTCYTNVFKSVTNLFIKNLACSGICAGLVCVPFDIALSASPLCCLWVHTLLLCKAIKFLHRLFCSVTVLSFAVIALDRYYSVLYPLERKISDAKSRDLVIYIWVHAVVASVPVFAVSNVTDIYATSSCSDGQSIEYMVYMVTYNITTLILPLAVVFLAMALIRRALSSSQKKKVIIAALRTPQNSTSIPYVSQREAELHATLLSIVLVFAICSTPYAVLVVYRAVAGAAKASSWLQLTAVWLPKVSLLTNPLFLLTVNRSVRHCLLDMLARLHRRYSRRNMVSTGGLAEVAALGVETVARSGSQLLEMFNIGQQQIFRPNEDEEDENEISSVASANFQAKDEGQGGTGRTGRVAGELRQQQFVDGEKEEGLALPKHSPIQTCAYSSSQVAPATPTDPEDATQFGFGPFELPPHWLPETRNSKKRLLPPLGNTPEELIQTKQPRVRPERRISRNNKAHSYRLLMPLQSE; from the exons ATGATGATGGAGGCGGAAAACGGGGAGAGCTGGTTTTCTCTGTCTCAAAACGGAACCACAAATTTGAACGCCTCAAACCTGGGTTTCCTAAATGCGTCGTCTCGAATGGGTCTGTGGGGCGATGCTCAGAATAAAGAGGTGACACGACTGGACGAGATTCTTCACGCACATGAGAGAGCATACAGATATTTCACCACCACCATTCAAGTTTTCATCCTAATCGGTTCCCTTTTGG GCAATGCTGCAGTTCTATGGTGCACCTGTTACACCAATGTCTTCAAGTCTGTCACAAATCTTTTCATCAAGAACCTGGCCTGTTCTGGCATATGTGCTGGGCTGGTGTGCGTGCCCTTTGACATAGCTCTGAGTGCCAGCCCTCTGTGCTGCCTATGGGTCCACACACTCCTGCTGTGCAAGGCCATCAAGTTCTTACACAGGCTTTTCTGCTCTGTCACTGTGCTTAGCTTTGCTGTCATCGCCCTGGACAG GTACTACTCTGTGTTGTATCCACTGGAGAGAAAGATATCAGATGCCAAATCCAGAGACCTGGTCATCTACATCTGGGTGCATGCAGTGGTGGCCAGTGTCCCTGTATTCGCTGTTAGCAATGTGACTGATATCTATGCCACCTCTTCTTGTTCTGATGGCCAATCAATAGAATATATGGTTTACATGGTCACTTACAACATCACCACGCTTATTTTACCACTAGCAGTGGTGTTTCTTGCCATGGCGTTAATTCGGCGTGCACTAAGCTCAAGCCAAAAGAAGAAAGTAATCATTGCGGCCTTGCGCACCCCTCAGAACAGCACTTCTATCCCATATGTGTCTCAACGTGAGGCTGAACTCCATGCCACCCTGTTGTCCATCGTTCTAGTCTTTGCAATCTGTAGCACCCCCTACGCTGTTCTGGTGGTATATCGCGCAGTGGCAGGGGCGGCAAAAGCCTCATCTTGGTTACAACTGACTGCCGTGTGGCTACCAAAGGTCTCTCTTCTCACCAATCCACTGTTTCTACTCACAGTAAACCGCTCTGTGCGGCATTGCCTTCTCGATATGTTAGCACGCCTGCACCGTCGCTATAGCCGAAGGAACATGGTCAGCACTGGAGGGCTGGCTGAAGTTGCCGCACTGGGGGTTGAGACGGTGGCTCGCTCTGGAAGTCAGCTTCTGGAGATGTTCAATATCGGCCAACAGCAGATCTTCAGACCAAATGAGGATGAAGAAGATGAGAATGAAATTTCCTCAGTGGCCTCTGCCAACTTCCAGGCCAAAGATGAAGGACAGGGTGGAACTGGAAGGACAGGAAGGGTGGCAGGAGAGTTGCGTCAACAGCAGTTTGTGGATGGGGAAAAAGAAGAGGGCTTAGCGTTACCAAAACATTCCCCTATTCAGACTTGTGCCTACTCCTCTTCGCAGGTTGCCCCTGCTACACCCACAGACCCTGAGGATGCCACACAGTTTGGTTTTGGGCCATTTGAGCTGCCACCTCATTGGCTGCCTGAAACCAGAAACAGTAAGAAAAGACTACTGCCCCCACTGGGTAACACACCAGAAGAGCTGATCCAAACCAAGCAGCCTAGAGTGCGCCCTGAGAGACGCATCAGTAGAAACAATAAA
- the LOC127410366 gene encoding G-protein coupled receptor 176-like isoform X2: MMMEAENGESWFSLSQNGTTNLNASNLGFLNASSRMGLWGDAQNKEVTRLDEILHAHERAYRYFTTTIQVFILIGSLLGNAAVLWCTCYTNVFKSVTNLFIKNLACSGICAGLVCVPFDIALSASPLCCLWVHTLLLCKAIKFLHRLFCSVTVLSFAVIALDRYYSVLYPLERKISDAKSRDLVIYIWVHAVVASVPVFAVSNVTDIYATSSCSDGQSIEYMVYMVTYNITTLILPLAVVFLAMALIRRALSSSQKKKVIIAALRTPQNSTSIPYVSQREAELHATLLSIVLVFAICSTPYAVLVVYRAVAGAAKASSWLQLTAVWLPKVSLLTNPLFLLTVNRSVRHCLLDMLARLHRRYSRRNMVSTGGLAEVAALGVETVARSGSQLLEMFNIGQQQIFRPNEDEEDENEISSVASANFQAKDEGQGGTGRTGRVAGELRQQQFVDGEKEEGLALPKHSPIQTCAYSSSQVAPATPTDPEDATQFGFGPFELPPHWLPETRNSKKRLLPPLGNTPEELIQTKQPRVRPERRISRNNKVSTFPNMDP, from the exons ATGATGATGGAGGCGGAAAACGGGGAGAGCTGGTTTTCTCTGTCTCAAAACGGAACCACAAATTTGAACGCCTCAAACCTGGGTTTCCTAAATGCGTCGTCTCGAATGGGTCTGTGGGGCGATGCTCAGAATAAAGAGGTGACACGACTGGACGAGATTCTTCACGCACATGAGAGAGCATACAGATATTTCACCACCACCATTCAAGTTTTCATCCTAATCGGTTCCCTTTTGG GCAATGCTGCAGTTCTATGGTGCACCTGTTACACCAATGTCTTCAAGTCTGTCACAAATCTTTTCATCAAGAACCTGGCCTGTTCTGGCATATGTGCTGGGCTGGTGTGCGTGCCCTTTGACATAGCTCTGAGTGCCAGCCCTCTGTGCTGCCTATGGGTCCACACACTCCTGCTGTGCAAGGCCATCAAGTTCTTACACAGGCTTTTCTGCTCTGTCACTGTGCTTAGCTTTGCTGTCATCGCCCTGGACAG GTACTACTCTGTGTTGTATCCACTGGAGAGAAAGATATCAGATGCCAAATCCAGAGACCTGGTCATCTACATCTGGGTGCATGCAGTGGTGGCCAGTGTCCCTGTATTCGCTGTTAGCAATGTGACTGATATCTATGCCACCTCTTCTTGTTCTGATGGCCAATCAATAGAATATATGGTTTACATGGTCACTTACAACATCACCACGCTTATTTTACCACTAGCAGTGGTGTTTCTTGCCATGGCGTTAATTCGGCGTGCACTAAGCTCAAGCCAAAAGAAGAAAGTAATCATTGCGGCCTTGCGCACCCCTCAGAACAGCACTTCTATCCCATATGTGTCTCAACGTGAGGCTGAACTCCATGCCACCCTGTTGTCCATCGTTCTAGTCTTTGCAATCTGTAGCACCCCCTACGCTGTTCTGGTGGTATATCGCGCAGTGGCAGGGGCGGCAAAAGCCTCATCTTGGTTACAACTGACTGCCGTGTGGCTACCAAAGGTCTCTCTTCTCACCAATCCACTGTTTCTACTCACAGTAAACCGCTCTGTGCGGCATTGCCTTCTCGATATGTTAGCACGCCTGCACCGTCGCTATAGCCGAAGGAACATGGTCAGCACTGGAGGGCTGGCTGAAGTTGCCGCACTGGGGGTTGAGACGGTGGCTCGCTCTGGAAGTCAGCTTCTGGAGATGTTCAATATCGGCCAACAGCAGATCTTCAGACCAAATGAGGATGAAGAAGATGAGAATGAAATTTCCTCAGTGGCCTCTGCCAACTTCCAGGCCAAAGATGAAGGACAGGGTGGAACTGGAAGGACAGGAAGGGTGGCAGGAGAGTTGCGTCAACAGCAGTTTGTGGATGGGGAAAAAGAAGAGGGCTTAGCGTTACCAAAACATTCCCCTATTCAGACTTGTGCCTACTCCTCTTCGCAGGTTGCCCCTGCTACACCCACAGACCCTGAGGATGCCACACAGTTTGGTTTTGGGCCATTTGAGCTGCCACCTCATTGGCTGCCTGAAACCAGAAACAGTAAGAAAAGACTACTGCCCCCACTGGGTAACACACCAGAAGAGCTGATCCAAACCAAGCAGCCTAGAGTGCGCCCTGAGAGACGCATCAGTAGAAACAATAAAGTTAGTACCTTCCCTAATATGGACCCATGA
- the LOC127410241 gene encoding acyl-coenzyme A thioesterase 1-like → MFSGLNYVFIRSTRNTIAKMHYSSGVTLRLSPSAKCSFEDTVHVTVSGLNPQQHVDVRSKMTDDNGVVFAASATYRADDNGQVDLNRHPSLGGSFTGVEPAGLFWALKAEVLNCKFTKKDVTRPSFVDFEVLSNDKIIAKVTNERHCMAEGVRRVPVVEGRIRGTLFLPPGTGPFPGILDTYVFKGGPFELRAALLAKKGFATLALAFQGYQDLPKKVEKFDLEYFEEGITFLRQQPEVKGQKIGLVSISKSGDLALSMASFLPDISATVWINGCNANSLVPIHYKDICLPPLLFDNNRAKITPLGFLDIGDVMHDPMSKEGLPSVIPIERATGSFMFIMSEADRNWQSAYYAKLACKRLKDHGKNNYELVAYEKAGHFIEVPYMPFCLANFHAAAGQVVFFGGEPKAHAEAQLDAWSKILNFFKKHLVGADHNCRSMH, encoded by the exons ATGTTTTCGGGACTAAATTACGTGTTTATCCGTTCTACAAGAAACACTATTGCAAAAATGCACTACAGTTCGGGGGTCACCCTTCGACTTTCGCCCAGTGCCAAATGTTCTTTTGAAGACACAGTGCACGTGACCGTGAGTGGTTTAAATCCACAACAACACGTTGATGTGCGTTCTAAAATGACGGATGACAATGGAGTTGTGTTCGCGGCTTCGGCCACCTACAGGGCAGACGACAATGGTCAAGTTGACCTCAACCGTCATCCCTCCCTTGGTGGCAGCTTTACCGGCGTTGAACCAGCAGGCTTGTTCTGGGCACTGAAAGCCGAAGTCCTAAACTGCAAGTTTACAAAAAAGGACGTAACACGTCCTTCTTTCGTTGACTTTGAGGTTCTGAGCAATGATAAAATCATCGCCAAGGTGACAAACGAGAGACACTGCATGGCTGAAGGTGTCCGGAGAGTTCCTGTAGTCGAAGGCAGGATCAGAGGAACTCTTTTTCTGCCTCCTG GTACAGGACCATTTCCTGGGATTTTGGATACATATGTATTTAAAGGAGGTCCTTTTGAGTTGAGAGCAGCTCTGCTGGCAAAGAAAGGTTTTGCAACGCTTGCCTTGGCTTTCCAGGGTTACCAAGATTTAcccaaaaaagttgaaaaatttgaCCTTGAATACTTTGAAGAGGGTATAACATTCCTAAGGCAACAGCCTGAG gtcaaaGGCCAAAAAATTGGCTTAGTGTCCATATCAAAGAGTGGAGATCTCGCTTTGTCAATGGCATCATTCCTGCCTGATATATCGGCTACTGTTTGGATCAATGGATGCAATGCCAATAGTTTGGTCCCAATTCACTACAAAGACATCTGCCTTCCACCCCTTTTGTTCGACAATAACAGAGCAAAAATAACACCATTAGGCTTTTTAGATATTGGGGATGTTATGCATGACCCTATGTCCAAAGAAGGCCTTCCTAGTGTTATTCCCATTGAGCGTGCCACTGGTAGCTTCATGTTTATAATGTCAGAAGCTGACAGGAATTGGCAAAGTGCCTATTATGCCAAACTAGCATGCAAAAGACTCAAAGATCATGGCAAAAATAACTACGAACTGGTGGCGTATGAAAAGGCAGGTCACTTTATTGAGGTGCCCTATATGCCTTTTTGTCTAGCTAATTTCCATGCTGCAGCAGGCCAAGTGGTTTTCTTTGGCGGGGAGCCCAAGGCCCATGCAGAGGCACAGTTAGATGCATGGTCGAAGATTCTAAATTTCTTCAAAAAACACTTAGTAGGTGCTGATCACAACTGCAGATCAATGCATTGA